From the genome of Streptomyces sp. NBC_01341, one region includes:
- the dxs gene encoding 1-deoxy-D-xylulose-5-phosphate synthase: MTMLESIKGPQDLEALSLPELGELAEEIRVFLVRAVARTGGHLGSNLGVVELSVALHRVFDSPVDRILWDTGHQSYVHKLLTGRQDFSKLRGKGGLSGYPSREESEHDVIENSHASTVLGWADGLAKANQVLGRPHHVVAVIGDGALTGGMAWEALNNIAAAGDRPLIVVVNDNERSYAPTIGGLASHLATLRTTDGYERFLSWGKGVLQQTPVIGQPLYGSLHGAKKGFKDTFAPQGMFEDLGLKYVGPVDGHDTAAVEAALHLAKRFKGPVLVHCITEKGRGYPPALADDADRFHTVGRMDPLTCAPLVVPAAPSWTSVFGDEIAEIGAVRPDVVAITAAMLHPVGLTRFAEEFPDRIWDVGIAEQHAAVSAAGLATGGLHPVVAVYATFLNRAFDQLLMDVALHRCGVTFVLDRAGVTGVDGPSHNGMWDMSVLQVVPGLRIAAPRDADRLREQLREAVEVDDAPTVIRFPKAAVGEPVHSVGRIGGMDVLRQEPEPQVLLVAVGALAPVCLEAADLLAGSGVRCTVIDPRWVKPVDAQLPALAARHALVAVVEDNSRSGGVGWAVGQALRDASVDVPLRTFGIPEQFLEHAGRDEVLADIGLTPVEIAGRIGAVLERRGAAGERGTPKELGA; this comes from the coding sequence ATGACGATGCTGGAATCGATCAAGGGACCGCAGGACCTGGAGGCGCTGAGCCTGCCGGAACTCGGTGAACTCGCGGAAGAGATCAGGGTGTTCCTTGTCCGAGCGGTGGCGAGGACGGGTGGTCACCTCGGCTCCAATCTCGGAGTGGTCGAGCTCTCCGTCGCCCTGCACCGGGTCTTCGACTCGCCTGTGGACCGCATCCTGTGGGACACGGGGCACCAGAGCTACGTGCACAAGCTTCTGACGGGGCGACAGGACTTCTCCAAACTGCGCGGCAAGGGCGGCCTCTCCGGCTACCCCTCTCGCGAGGAGTCCGAGCACGACGTCATCGAGAACTCCCACGCCTCCACGGTGCTCGGCTGGGCCGACGGCCTCGCCAAGGCCAACCAGGTACTCGGACGACCGCACCACGTCGTCGCGGTCATCGGGGACGGGGCCCTCACCGGCGGCATGGCCTGGGAGGCGCTCAACAACATCGCCGCGGCTGGCGACCGCCCGCTCATCGTCGTGGTGAACGACAACGAGCGGTCGTACGCCCCGACCATCGGCGGTCTCGCGAGCCATCTCGCGACCCTGCGCACCACCGACGGCTACGAGCGCTTCCTGTCCTGGGGCAAGGGTGTGCTCCAGCAGACGCCCGTCATCGGTCAGCCGCTGTACGGGTCCCTGCACGGCGCCAAGAAGGGTTTCAAGGACACCTTCGCGCCCCAGGGTATGTTCGAGGACCTGGGCCTCAAGTACGTCGGCCCGGTCGACGGACACGACACCGCCGCGGTCGAGGCGGCCCTGCACCTGGCCAAGCGCTTCAAGGGGCCCGTGCTCGTGCACTGCATCACCGAGAAGGGCCGGGGCTATCCGCCCGCCCTGGCGGACGATGCCGACCGCTTCCACACCGTCGGCAGAATGGATCCGCTGACCTGCGCGCCGCTCGTCGTGCCGGCCGCCCCCTCCTGGACCTCGGTCTTCGGCGACGAGATCGCGGAGATCGGCGCCGTCCGCCCGGACGTCGTCGCGATCACCGCGGCGATGCTGCACCCCGTCGGACTGACCAGGTTCGCCGAGGAGTTCCCCGACCGGATCTGGGACGTCGGGATCGCCGAGCAGCATGCCGCGGTCTCGGCCGCGGGTCTGGCCACCGGTGGGCTCCACCCGGTCGTCGCCGTGTACGCCACCTTCCTCAACCGGGCCTTCGACCAGTTGCTGATGGATGTCGCCCTGCACCGGTGCGGAGTGACGTTCGTGCTGGACAGGGCCGGTGTCACCGGCGTCGACGGACCCTCCCACAACGGCATGTGGGACATGTCCGTGCTCCAGGTCGTCCCCGGTCTGCGCATCGCCGCGCCGCGCGACGCCGACCGGCTGCGCGAGCAGCTCCGTGAGGCCGTGGAGGTCGACGACGCACCGACCGTGATCCGGTTCCCCAAGGCAGCGGTGGGGGAGCCGGTCCATTCCGTGGGGAGGATCGGCGGGATGGACGTCCTGCGCCAGGAGCCGGAACCCCAGGTCCTGCTCGTGGCCGTCGGGGCGCTCGCTCCGGTCTGCCTGGAGGCGGCGGACCTGCTCGCCGGGTCCGGAGTCCGCTGCACCGTGATCGACCCCCGCTGGGTCAAGCCGGTCGACGCCCAGCTGCCCGCCCTCGCCGCGCGGCACGCGCTCGTGGCGGTGGTCGAGGACAACAGCCGTTCGGGGGGTGTCGGCTGGGCGGTCGGGCAGGCGCTCCGGGACGCCTCCGTCGACGTACCCCTGCGGACGTTCGGCATTCCCGAGCAGTTCCTCGAGCACGCCGGACGCGACGAGGTGCTGGCGGACATCGGGCTGACCCCCGTGGAGATCGCGGGACGCATCGGCGCGGTGCTGGAGCGCCGCGGCGCAGCAGGGGAGCGCGGCACACCGAAGGAGCTCGGGGCATGA